Within the Drosophila melanogaster chromosome 3R genome, the region GATAAATGGTCAAGAAGGCAGCAAGTACGACTGAAAACTTCATTAGCTGACCAGGGCCAGTAACAAGATGTCGGCAGTGGTTTTACTTATTTTGTTGGGTCTTTCGGGACTCGTATCCATAACAGCCATACGAATCAAGGGAAACTCAACGGATGGTCGGTTTTACAAGGATCAACGGATCATCGGTGGTCAGGCAGCTGAGGATGGCTTCGCTCCCTATCAGATATCCTTGCAGGGAATCTCCGGTGCCCACTCCTGTGGTGGTGCCATAATAAACGAGACCTTCGTCCTGACAGCCGCTCACTGTGTCGAAAATGCCTTTATTCCATGGCTGGTTGTCGTCACGGGCACTAATAAGTATAACCAACCAGGAGGCAGGTATTTCCTAAAAGCCATTCATATCCATTGTAACTACGATAATCCGGAGATGCACAATGATATTGCCCTGTTGGAATTAGTTGAGCCAATTGCTTGGGACGAGCGCACTCAGCCGATCCCGTTGCCCTTGGTGCCCATG harbors:
- the CG31269 gene encoding uncharacterized protein codes for the protein MSAVVLLILLGLSGLVSITAIRIKGNSTDGRFYKDQRIIGGQAAEDGFAPYQISLQGISGAHSCGGAIINETFVLTAAHCVENAFIPWLVVVTGTNKYNQPGGRYFLKAIHIHCNYDNPEMHNDIALLELVEPIAWDERTQPIPLPLVPMQPGDEVILTGWGSTVLWGTSPIDLQVLYLQYVPHRECKALLSNDEDCDVGHICTFSRLGEGACHGDSGGPLVSNGYLVGLVNWGWPCATGVPDVHASVYFYRDWIRNVMSGNSKCTGFSSNQS